CGATAGCCCTAAAAAAGATTTTGTGCTGAACGACCCCACTTACAGTGGCAAAATATTGGTAGGAGGTAAAAACTTTGGCTCGGGATCGTCTCGTGAGCACGCCGCATGGGCCGTATATGATTACGGATTTCGTTGTGTAGTTTCCAGTTTCTTTGCAGATATCTTCAGAAATAACTGTTTAAATATTGGTGTGCTGCCTGTTCAGGTAAGTGCGGAGTTCTTGCAAAAAATATTTGACGCCATTGAGGCTGACCCAAAAACTCAATTAGAGGTTAGTTTACCGGAGCAAAAAATCACTTTGTTATCTACGGGAGAAAGCGAAAGCTTTGACATTAACGAATACAAGAAAAATAACATGACCAACGGTTTCGACGATATCGATTACTTGTTGAATATCAAGGATAAAATAGAGACCTTCGCCGCTAAGACTCCTCTTTAATTATACTCCAGAAAACAAGGATGAAAAGAAAGTTGGAAATTATGGATACCACCCTAAGGGATGGTGAACAAACCTCTGGAGTATCCTTTTCAGCATCCGAAAAGCTTACTTTGGCCAAACTCCTTCTTGAAGAACTGAAGGTCGACCGTATTGAGGTGGCATCGGCCCGGGTATCTGAGGGAGAACTTCAAGCGGTTCAGCAAATTACGGAATGGGCTAAGGCTAATGAATACTTGGACAAAGTAGAGGTTCTAACCTTTGTTGATGGAGGCATTTCCTTAGACTGGATGGAAAAGGCTGGTGCCATTTCACAGAACTTATTGACAAAGGGTTCTTTAAACCACCTAACACATCAGTTAAAAAAAACACCGGAACAACATTTTAACGAAATCGCAGAGATTTTTAAGGCTGCATCAGAAAGAGGTATTATCAATAATATTTATCTGGAGGACTGGAGCAACGGTATGCGAAATTCTAAGGAGTATGTTTTTGAGTTTTTAGATTTTCTAACGACTCAACCCGTTAAACGCGTTCTTTTGCCAGATACCTTGGGGGTACTAACGTATAAGGAGACTTTTGATTTTATTTCCGAAATCGTAAAAAAATATCCTAAACTTCATATAGATTTTCATGGTCATAACGACTATGATTTAGGAGTGGCAAATGTTATGGAAGCTATTAAGGCTGGATGCCATGGGCTACACTTGACCATAAACGGTATGGGTGAACGTGCCGGAAATGCACCTATGGCCAGTGCAATTGCAGTTATCAATGATTTTCTGCCTGATATAGATATTAACCTAAACGAAAAGGCGCTTTATAAGGTCAGTAAATTAGTATCTGCCTTTACAGGTATTAGTATTCCTTCCAATAAACCTATAGTCGGGGAAAATGTTTTTACACAAACCGCTGGAATTCATGCGGATGGGGACAGTAAAAAAAATCTATATTTCAGCGACTTAATGCCGGAACGTTTTGGAAGGAAACGTAAATATGCCTTGGGGAAAATGTCCGGAAAGGCGAATATTCAAAAAAACCTTCAGGAGCTTGGTTTAACACTTAACGAAGATGAACTTAAGAAAGTAACCGCAAGGATTATTGAACTAGGCGATAAGAAGGAAAGGGTAACCAAAGATGATTTACCCTATATCATTTCCGATGTACTCGATACGGACTTTCAACAAAAAGTTTTTGTGAAGTCCTATGTATTGACCCATGCTAAAGGACTAAAACCCTCTACCACGCTTTCGTTGGAAATTGACGGTAAAATTTTTGAAGAAAATGCCTCTGGAGACGGTCAATATGATGCTTTTATGAATGCCTTGAGAAAAATTTATGCATCGCAAAATCTTGTTTTGCCTCGCCTGACCGATTATGCCGTTAGAATACCACCAGGTAGTGCTTCAGACGCTTTATGTGAAACCGTAATAACGTGGGACATAAATGGCAAGGAGTTTACCTCTCGCGGATTGGATTCCGACCAAACAGTATCTGCTATTAAAGCCACAGAGAAAATGCTAAATATAATTTAATCAATAGAATAGAAAATTACTATAATGAAACTAAACATAGCGCTATTAGCCGGAGATGGAATAGGCCCAGAAGTTGTAGATCAAGCTGTAAAAGTATGCGATGCCATTGCAAATAAGTATAATCACGAAATATCGTGGAAACCTGCACTGACCGGTGCAGCTGCCATAGATGCGGTTGGCGAGCCCTATCCAGATGAAACTCACGAAATCTGTGCTAGTTCGGATGCGGTACTGTTTGGTGCAATTGGTCATCCACGATTTGATAATGATCCTTCCGCCAAAGTACGTCCGGAGCAAGGTCTTTTAAAAATGCGGCAAAAACTGGGTTTGTTCGCCAACGTTAGGCCCACATTTACCTTTCCATCCCTAATTGATAAATCTCCTTTGAAAAGGGACAGAATAGAAGGAACCGATTTAATAATTCTGCGTGAATTGACTGGAGGTGTCTATTTTGGGGAAAGAGGAAGAAAAGACGATAACAATACCGCTTTTGATACAATGACCTATCAAAGATTCGAAATTGAGCGTCTTGCCCGAAAAGGATTTGAAATGGCCATGAAACGTTCCAAAAAATTATGTTGTGTGGACAAGGCCAATGTTTTGGAATCTTCCCGTTTATGGAGGGAGACCGTACAGGCCATGGAAAAGGAGTTTCCCGAAGTAACTGTTTCCTATGAATTTGTGGATGCCACTGCCATGCGCTTAATCCAATGGCCCAAAGGATATGATGTCATCATTACCGCCAATCTTTTTGGGGACATTTTAACCGATGAAGCTTCCGTAATTTCTGGATCAATGGGATTAATGCCGTCTTCTTCCGTAGGTAGCAAAGTTTCATTGTACGAGCCTATCCACGGTTCCTATCCGCAAGCCGCTGGTAAAGATATTGCCAACCCCTTGGCGACTGTTTTGTCCGCAGCAATGTTGTTTGAGGATTTGGAGTTGACCAAGGAAGCAGAAGAAATAAGAAGGGTTGTAAATAAATCACTTGCTGAAGGAATCGTGACCGAAGATTTAGCAGAAGGTGGTAAATCCTATAAAACCAGTGAAGTTGGAGATTGGCTGGCCAAAAACATCTAATCAATTCACTTTAATAAAACATAAAACCCTCAATATTGAAATATTGAGGGTTTTCTTTTGATAATAATGGAATTATAAGCTCGCCAAAGCATCTGGTGATAATTCGTATATATGTTTAACAATTTCCCTTAGTTCTGGTATAACCGTCCTTGCCAATCGGGAATTGTTGTTCATTAACACACAAATACCCAAATCTGAATCAGGGAAAAGTGCAATTTCATTTCTATAACTATTAACACTTCCGCCGTGATGTACTATGGTTTCCTCTTTATTGGTTGTTTCATTCTTCATTGTGTGGACTCTCCATCCAAAAGCATAAGCTGATTTTAAATGTCCTTCCCAACGTTGATAATACTTATTGTTCTCGTTCAATTCGATAAAAGGCTCAAAAGCTTTTTCCAAGGTATTTTTTGTCATAACAGCAGAATTATGCCCCAACAAAAACCGCATCCATTTGGCCATATCTATTGAACTAGCGTCGATTCCTCCAGCGGCTACAGCGTTATAATAATTATTTTTTAATGCTAAAACGCGCCAGTTGTTTCCATTTTTCGAATGGGGTTCAGCAATATTTTTATTTTCTATAAATGAGTGATGGTCCATCATAGTATTGGACATACCCAAGGGCTTGAAAAACCGGTCCATCAACAAAGAACTGATATCCTCTCCAGTCGCCTGCAACATGACTTCTTGGCTCAAGGCAAACATGGCATTTTGATAACTATATTGTACACCGGGCTCGCTTAAAGGCTCTACATGTTTAAATTGTTCGGCAATCTTGCCCATGGACAACCCGGCTTCGACCAAGTTAGTATAGCTGTGATATGGTGTACCAGAGGTGTGCGATAGTATGTGCGCTATTTTTATCTTTTTTGTGTTGTCGCTATCTCCAAAAGCAAACTGGGGAAGGTAATCTGCGACTTTATCCATGAAGTCAAAAGTGCCTTCTTCCACTAATTTTGCCGCTAGAACACCGGTAAAACCTTTAGACAGTGAACCCAGCCGGAATATCGTCTCTCCATCTACCAGAATGTCCTTTTTACTATTACGTTTACCATAACCTTCCGCCAATAAAATGGAATCACCTTTAACGATACTTACTCCGGCTCCAACGAGTTCTCCCGACTTTAAAGCCTGAACAAAGTATTCATTAACAGCTATTTCCAACGCTTTTTTTCTGGAAGCATAGATTTTAGCCTCCTTTTGAATGGCCAGTTGATTCGGAAAGTTGACTTTGGAAACTTCCTCTGATCTAATGTCTATAGTCGCTGCAGAAAAAGTAAAAAGAATAAGCACCAATAAAAAGGCACCTAAAATGAGTTTTAAACGTTGCACTTTAAAGAATGATTTAAGTATAATTTCTAACGTACAAATTAGAAATTAATTACGACAAAAACCATAAAGTTGTGAAAGCACTATATTGAGTTGTCAATTAGGAACTTAACGCTACTTTCTTAGATTTTCCTTCCTTTTGTTTTCGGTATAAATAGATTGCAATGGCCAATATAACCCCGCAAGCAGCCAAAATACCACCTACCAAACTAGAATACACCACCTCAAAACCAAAAGCCATGGGTAAACCAGCTAAATAGGCACCAGAAGCGTTACCCATATTAAAAGCACTTTGGTTCATGGAAGAACCCAACATTTCGGATCCTTTTGCTGTATTTATAATGGCCATTTGAATGGGGGTAGAAACTGTAAATGCAATGGCCCCTATTAAGAAAGTAAATACCATAAGTAGGTAGGGATTAGTGGCTATAAACATATTTATAACCAAGACCACCGACATAACGGAAAGACTTATTATTACTGCTCTTAAAGGAGAAAATATTTCTGCCATCTTTGCGCCTACAAAATTCCCAAATACCATCCCTAAACCGGCAAGCATCATGGCATATCCCACAAAATGATCTTCCAACCCGGCCACATCCTTTATCAATGGCGCTATATAACTATACCAAGCAAAAAAGCCTCCCGTGCCAATGGTGGTCAAAGCAATCATGGCCCATAGTTGTTTATTTCTAAGAGCATCAGACAATTTTACTTTGGGACTACCGGTAGTCGCTTCCATTCTGGGCATCCAAAGCTGAAGCGTAGTTAAGGTCAATACCCCAACAATGCCAACCAAAAAGAAAGAAGTACTCCAACCGAACTCTTGACCAATATATGTCCCTACGGGAACACCAATGACGTTGGCCACCGTTAAACCGGAAAACATAATGGCGATACCTTGCGCAGATTTACCTTCTCTTGCCAATTTCATGGCCACCACTGCTCCAATACCAAAAAATGCTCCATGGGGAATACCGGACAAGAAGCGTAAAACCAGTAATGTACCATAGTTAGTGGCCAAACCGGACAAGGAATTGAACAAGGTGAACCAAATCATCAATAGGAACAACATCCGTTTTGGTGATAGTTTGGAACCAAGGCTAGTTAGCAAGGGAGCTCCAACAACAACACCAAAGGCATAAGACGCTATAAAATGTCCGGCTTCGGAAATTGTTATTCCCAAAGAATTAGACACTTCGGTCAATATGCCCATAATAACGAACTCCGTCAGACCAATACCAAATCCTCCAATGGCCAAGGCAAACAATGCTTTTTTGTTCGATGGATTAATATTCATTCTTTATAAATAACACTGGGTAACTACCCAAGAATTTTGGGGCAAAGTTAACGAACTTGTTTAGTACTTAGTATCACAGCATTATCCTATTTATATTCAATATTAACCTAAATTGTTAGTATTTTGTTAAGTATTGATAAAATGGCATATAATTTCAATTTTGTGCAAAATCGAAATCTGTTTTTAGGAGCTAAATAATTTGGCTTACAATAAAGACGGATAACAGCACTTTCCGAAGAGAACAAAGAACAATTAAACGTTAATCATCCAATTTCATTAATTCAATATTTTTGAATTCTATAGGATGTCCTTCTGCCTGAAGTGCTACATAGCCTTCACTTAGAATTTTTGGGTAACCATTTTTAATAAGTTCCTTGGCAAATTCATCTGAGTCATCATACTGGGCGGCACTATATTCCAAAACCTTCTTACCATTAATTTTATGGGTAATTAATTTGCTACCATGTACTTCCAATTCCATTTTCACCCAAGCAGTATCATTAATTGCCGGGTAATTTGAATTCGTGCAATGCTCCGTGACTAAGCGATTGTTCATTTCAATATGCGTTCCAGCTGTGCATACGTTTCCAGTAAAACGTTCCATTTTTCCATCACCGCCTAAAATTTGGGCTTCAGGTGCCACTAATAACACTTGACCCAACGGTAATTTGGAGGGATGTAGGGAATGATATTTAATACCACTGTTTTTGAAAGCCCAAGAGGGTGCGCCAGTTACTTTCTCTCCAATAAATCGATACTCTAAACGTAGTTTGAATTGAGAAAGTTTTTCCTTATAGAAAATATGCCCAAATTTATTATCAAAAGTGTCGTAACCGTCATAGCTAACTACTAATTTACCATCTTTTACTCGAAAGGTATTAAGATAATTCACCCCGTATTTCTCACCTGTAAACTTTGGTGACCATCCTTCCAAATCTTTACCGTTAAAGATAGAAACCCATACCCCTTCCTTTTTTTGAACACTGGAGCAACTTACAAAAAAGATAATTGTAATTACTGTGCACCATTTACTCCTCATCTTTTTACATTTTAAATCATCTTCTTATAAGTTGCCTCAAATTTTACTATCACATTTAACTGTCCCAAACTCGTGAAAATTCAACTAAATAATTAAAGTATAGGGTTTATAGTATTGACTATCTGAAAATTAACCTTATAATATATAATCCGTACTTACAAAATTGGAGACCTTGGCTTCTAATAATTGCTGAACGGTTTCCGTATTTAAATCGTTATCCTTGAAGGCAACAAAGGTTCTAATAGAGAATGATCGTAAGGCATCATGAACACTTAAAGTGGCTTGTGCAGAATCCTTTCTACCCGTAAACGGATACACATCAGGACCACGTTGGCAAGAACTGTTTAGATTAACACGACAAACGAGGTTCACCAAAGTATCGATCAACGGAGATAATGTATAAACATCCTTCCCAAAAAGACTTACCTGTTGGCCATAATTGCTTTCCGCCATATCATCTAAAGGTTCCTCAATATTTGAAAAAGATAGCACGGGTATAATCGGACCAAATTGTTCCTCTTGGTATACTCTCATATCCTTGGTTACTGGATATAATACCGCTGGCCATATATAGTTGTCAAAATGTTTACCCCCTTTTTTATTTAAAATCTTGGCCCCCTTGGAAACCGCATCATCAATAAGTTCCTGTATATATGCGGGCTTTCCAGGTTCTGGCAGTGGAGTCAATTTAACACCTTCTTCCCAAGGATTTCCAAACTTTAATTTATCTACCTCATCAGCAAACTTTTTTAAGAAAGTTTCCCGCACTTCATCGTGAACATAGATAACTTTTAAAGCCGTGCAACGCTGACCATTAAAAGATAGCGTACCTGTCAAGCACTCGTTTATGGTAAGGTCCATATCCGCATCCGGCAATATAATGGCTGGGTTTTTGGCCTCTAGCCCCAATACCAAACGTAATCGATTACTTTTAGGGTGTTGATCCTGTAAGGCATTGGCAGATTTACTATTTCCAATCAAGGCCAATACGTCAACCTTTCCCGTTTTCATAATGGGTGCAGCAACCGTTCTACCCCGTCCAAAAATAATGTTGACCACGCCTTTTGGAAAGGCTGTTTGAAAGGCTTCCAGCAGAGGTGTAATAAGTAATACACCGTGCTTTGCGGGTTTAAAAATGGTAGTGTTTCCCATGATGATGGCAGGAATCAAGAGGGCAAAAGTCTCGTTCAAAGGATAGTTATAGGGTCCCAAACAAAGTACCACACCCAAAGGTCCTCTTTTAATGTGTGCATAAACCCCATCATGTTTTTGGAACTTCGCCGCATTCCGGTCCAAATTCTTATAATCCTCTATGGTATCCTCTACGTACTCCACTGTTCTATCAAACTCCTTTTGGGAATCCGGTAAGGATTTTCCAATTTCCCACATGAGATATTTTACAACAACATCCCTCTTGGTCTTCATCTGTTTTACAAAATTCTCCATACAGATGATACGGTCCCTTACATGCATTGTAGGCCAGACCCCCTGACCTCTGTCATAGGCGTTCAATGCCGAATCCAAGGC
This window of the Maribacter cobaltidurans genome carries:
- the leuD gene encoding 3-isopropylmalate dehydratase small subunit, yielding MAYDKFNILTSTAVPLPIENVDTDQIIPARFLKATERKGFGDNLFRDWRYNQDDSPKKDFVLNDPTYSGKILVGGKNFGSGSSREHAAWAVYDYGFRCVVSSFFADIFRNNCLNIGVLPVQVSAEFLQKIFDAIEADPKTQLEVSLPEQKITLLSTGESESFDINEYKKNNMTNGFDDIDYLLNIKDKIETFAAKTPL
- the leuB gene encoding 3-isopropylmalate dehydrogenase, whose product is MKLNIALLAGDGIGPEVVDQAVKVCDAIANKYNHEISWKPALTGAAAIDAVGEPYPDETHEICASSDAVLFGAIGHPRFDNDPSAKVRPEQGLLKMRQKLGLFANVRPTFTFPSLIDKSPLKRDRIEGTDLIILRELTGGVYFGERGRKDDNNTAFDTMTYQRFEIERLARKGFEMAMKRSKKLCCVDKANVLESSRLWRETVQAMEKEFPEVTVSYEFVDATAMRLIQWPKGYDVIITANLFGDILTDEASVISGSMGLMPSSSVGSKVSLYEPIHGSYPQAAGKDIANPLATVLSAAMLFEDLELTKEAEEIRRVVNKSLAEGIVTEDLAEGGKSYKTSEVGDWLAKNI
- a CDS encoding serine hydrolase domain-containing protein; the encoded protein is MQRLKLILGAFLLVLILFTFSAATIDIRSEEVSKVNFPNQLAIQKEAKIYASRKKALEIAVNEYFVQALKSGELVGAGVSIVKGDSILLAEGYGKRNSKKDILVDGETIFRLGSLSKGFTGVLAAKLVEEGTFDFMDKVADYLPQFAFGDSDNTKKIKIAHILSHTSGTPYHSYTNLVEAGLSMGKIAEQFKHVEPLSEPGVQYSYQNAMFALSQEVMLQATGEDISSLLMDRFFKPLGMSNTMMDHHSFIENKNIAEPHSKNGNNWRVLALKNNYYNAVAAGGIDASSIDMAKWMRFLLGHNSAVMTKNTLEKAFEPFIELNENNKYYQRWEGHLKSAYAFGWRVHTMKNETTNKEETIVHHGGSVNSYRNEIALFPDSDLGICVLMNNNSRLARTVIPELREIVKHIYELSPDALASL
- a CDS encoding NADP-dependent glyceraldehyde-3-phosphate dehydrogenase, whose product is MIKKTDIPKEFAIDKQIHQTTYLVGGKLKEWKGETTDVYSTISSSDEYKPTLLGSVPDLQEAEALEALDSALNAYDRGQGVWPTMHVRDRIICMENFVKQMKTKRDVVVKYLMWEIGKSLPDSQKEFDRTVEYVEDTIEDYKNLDRNAAKFQKHDGVYAHIKRGPLGVVLCLGPYNYPLNETFALLIPAIIMGNTTIFKPAKHGVLLITPLLEAFQTAFPKGVVNIIFGRGRTVAAPIMKTGKVDVLALIGNSKSANALQDQHPKSNRLRLVLGLEAKNPAIILPDADMDLTINECLTGTLSFNGQRCTALKVIYVHDEVRETFLKKFADEVDKLKFGNPWEEGVKLTPLPEPGKPAYIQELIDDAVSKGAKILNKKGGKHFDNYIWPAVLYPVTKDMRVYQEEQFGPIIPVLSFSNIEEPLDDMAESNYGQQVSLFGKDVYTLSPLIDTLVNLVCRVNLNSSCQRGPDVYPFTGRKDSAQATLSVHDALRSFSIRTFVAFKDNDLNTETVQQLLEAKVSNFVSTDYIL
- a CDS encoding alpha-isopropylmalate synthase regulatory domain-containing protein yields the protein MKRKLEIMDTTLRDGEQTSGVSFSASEKLTLAKLLLEELKVDRIEVASARVSEGELQAVQQITEWAKANEYLDKVEVLTFVDGGISLDWMEKAGAISQNLLTKGSLNHLTHQLKKTPEQHFNEIAEIFKAASERGIINNIYLEDWSNGMRNSKEYVFEFLDFLTTQPVKRVLLPDTLGVLTYKETFDFISEIVKKYPKLHIDFHGHNDYDLGVANVMEAIKAGCHGLHLTINGMGERAGNAPMASAIAVINDFLPDIDINLNEKALYKVSKLVSAFTGISIPSNKPIVGENVFTQTAGIHADGDSKKNLYFSDLMPERFGRKRKYALGKMSGKANIQKNLQELGLTLNEDELKKVTARIIELGDKKERVTKDDLPYIISDVLDTDFQQKVFVKSYVLTHAKGLKPSTTLSLEIDGKIFEENASGDGQYDAFMNALRKIYASQNLVLPRLTDYAVRIPPGSASDALCETVITWDINGKEFTSRGLDSDQTVSAIKATEKMLNII
- a CDS encoding MFS transporter, with translation MNINPSNKKALFALAIGGFGIGLTEFVIMGILTEVSNSLGITISEAGHFIASYAFGVVVGAPLLTSLGSKLSPKRMLFLLMIWFTLFNSLSGLATNYGTLLVLRFLSGIPHGAFFGIGAVVAMKLAREGKSAQGIAIMFSGLTVANVIGVPVGTYIGQEFGWSTSFFLVGIVGVLTLTTLQLWMPRMEATTGSPKVKLSDALRNKQLWAMIALTTIGTGGFFAWYSYIAPLIKDVAGLEDHFVGYAMMLAGLGMVFGNFVGAKMAEIFSPLRAVIISLSVMSVVLVINMFIATNPYLLMVFTFLIGAIAFTVSTPIQMAIINTAKGSEMLGSSMNQSAFNMGNASGAYLAGLPMAFGFEVVYSSLVGGILAACGVILAIAIYLYRKQKEGKSKKVALSS
- a CDS encoding 3-keto-disaccharide hydrolase, which encodes MRSKWCTVITIIFFVSCSSVQKKEGVWVSIFNGKDLEGWSPKFTGEKYGVNYLNTFRVKDGKLVVSYDGYDTFDNKFGHIFYKEKLSQFKLRLEYRFIGEKVTGAPSWAFKNSGIKYHSLHPSKLPLGQVLLVAPEAQILGGDGKMERFTGNVCTAGTHIEMNNRLVTEHCTNSNYPAINDTAWVKMELEVHGSKLITHKINGKKVLEYSAAQYDDSDEFAKELIKNGYPKILSEGYVALQAEGHPIEFKNIELMKLDD